The following proteins are encoded in a genomic region of Rhizobium sp. CCGE531:
- the accC gene encoding acetyl-CoA carboxylase biotin carboxylase subunit, whose product MPIISKILIANRGEIALRVLRACKELGIATVAVHSTADGDAMHVRLADESVCIGPPPSRESYLNIHQIVAACEITGADAVHPGYGFLSENAKFADILEAHGITFIGPTAEHIRTMGDKITAKTTAQQLGIPVVPGSDGEVKTEADALKTAREIGYPVLIKATAGGGGRGMKVARTEEDLIEAWTTARTEAGAAFGNDSVYMEKYLGKPRHIEIQVFGDGEGNAIHLGERDCSLQRRHQKVWEEANSPALNVEQRMKIGKICADAMMKLKYRGAGTIEFLYENGEFYFIEMNTRLQVEHPVTEAITGIDLVHEQIRVASGGGLSVTQDEVHFHGHAIECRINAEDARTFIPSPGTITHFHAPGGLGVRIDSGAYQGYKIPPYYDSLIGKLIVHGRTRVECMMRLRRALDEFVVDGIKTTLPLFQDLVSNQDIANGDYDIHWLENYLAKTSA is encoded by the coding sequence ATGCCCATCATTTCGAAGATTCTCATAGCCAATCGCGGAGAGATCGCCCTTCGGGTGCTGCGCGCCTGCAAGGAGCTGGGCATTGCGACCGTAGCGGTGCATTCGACCGCAGACGGCGACGCGATGCATGTGCGCCTTGCGGATGAAAGCGTCTGCATCGGCCCGCCGCCGTCGCGCGAAAGCTATCTCAACATCCATCAGATCGTCGCAGCCTGCGAGATCACCGGCGCGGATGCCGTGCATCCCGGCTATGGGTTCCTCTCGGAAAATGCCAAGTTCGCCGATATTCTCGAGGCGCATGGCATCACCTTCATCGGCCCGACGGCGGAACATATCCGCACCATGGGCGACAAGATCACCGCCAAGACCACCGCGCAGCAACTCGGCATTCCGGTTGTTCCCGGTTCCGACGGCGAGGTGAAGACCGAGGCGGACGCGCTGAAGACGGCGCGCGAGATCGGCTATCCGGTACTCATCAAGGCAACCGCCGGCGGTGGTGGCCGTGGCATGAAGGTCGCCCGCACGGAAGAGGACCTGATCGAAGCCTGGACGACGGCGCGCACGGAAGCGGGCGCCGCCTTCGGCAATGATTCCGTCTATATGGAAAAGTACCTCGGCAAGCCGCGCCATATCGAAATCCAGGTTTTCGGCGACGGCGAAGGCAATGCGATCCATCTCGGCGAACGCGACTGCTCGCTGCAGCGCCGCCACCAGAAGGTCTGGGAAGAGGCCAATTCTCCGGCGCTCAACGTCGAGCAGCGCATGAAGATCGGCAAGATCTGCGCCGATGCGATGATGAAGCTGAAGTATCGCGGCGCAGGTACCATCGAGTTTCTCTACGAGAACGGCGAGTTCTATTTCATCGAAATGAACACCCGCCTGCAGGTGGAGCATCCGGTGACGGAAGCCATTACCGGCATCGACCTCGTGCACGAGCAGATCCGCGTCGCCTCCGGCGGCGGTCTCTCGGTGACGCAGGACGAAGTGCATTTCCATGGCCATGCCATCGAATGCCGCATCAACGCCGAAGACGCCCGCACCTTCATCCCCTCGCCCGGCACGATCACGCATTTCCATGCGCCTGGTGGACTCGGTGTGCGCATCGATTCGGGCGCCTATCAGGGCTACAAGATCCCACCCTACTACGACAGCCTGATCGGCAAGTTGATCGTGCATGGCCGCACCCGTGTCGAGTGCATGATGCGCTTGCGCCGCGCGCTTGACGAATTCGTGGTCGACGGTATCAAGACCACCCTGCCGCTCTTCCAGGATCTGGTTTCCAATCAGGATATCGCCAATGGCGATTACGATATCCACTGGCTGGAAAACTACCTGGCAAAAACATCGGCCTAG
- the aat gene encoding leucyl/phenylalanyl-tRNA--protein transferase: protein MPGARGKHPGITPEILLRAYSIGLFPMAESADDPEIFWVEPELRGIIPLDTFHVSKSLAKKIRQNPFDIRFDTDFEAVIAACAEQTSGRPSTWINKTIRSLYSTLHHIGHAHSVEAWEGDQLVGGLYGVSLGSAFFGESMFSRRTDASKICLVYLVERLRERGFTLLDTQFTTGHLKTFGAIDMPREAYATMLEKAMESPNLSFSDNQP from the coding sequence GTGCCCGGAGCGCGCGGCAAACATCCCGGCATTACCCCGGAGATTTTGCTGCGCGCCTATTCCATCGGGCTTTTCCCGATGGCGGAATCGGCCGATGACCCCGAAATCTTCTGGGTCGAGCCGGAATTGCGGGGCATCATCCCTCTCGATACGTTTCACGTCTCCAAGAGCCTCGCAAAGAAGATCCGTCAAAACCCCTTCGATATCCGCTTCGACACGGATTTCGAAGCTGTCATCGCAGCCTGCGCCGAACAGACGAGCGGCCGCCCGAGCACCTGGATCAACAAGACGATCCGCTCGCTCTACTCCACCCTGCACCATATCGGCCATGCCCATTCGGTAGAGGCCTGGGAAGGCGATCAACTGGTCGGGGGTCTTTACGGCGTTTCGCTGGGGTCCGCCTTCTTCGGCGAAAGCATGTTTTCCCGCCGCACGGATGCCTCGAAGATCTGCCTCGTCTATCTGGTCGAACGCCTGCGCGAACGCGGCTTCACCCTGCTCGACACGCAGTTCACCACCGGGCACCTGAAGACATTCGGCGCCATCGACATGCCGAGGGAAGCTTACGCCACGATGCTGGAGAAGGCGATGGAGTCGCCCAATCTCAGCTTTTCGGACAATCAGCCCTGA
- the accB gene encoding acetyl-CoA carboxylase biotin carboxyl carrier protein, with amino-acid sequence MAEKKSGIDQALIRDLANILNDTDLTEIEVEQEDLRIRVSRAGTMQYVQAPLAAPAAFAAPAAAAPAAAAPAGKTRNPDNVVSAPMVGTAYLAPAPGAADFIQVGSAIKEGQTLLIIEAMKTMNQIPAPKSGTVTEILVQDGRPVEYGEALVVIE; translated from the coding sequence ATGGCTGAAAAGAAATCGGGTATCGACCAGGCGCTGATTCGCGATCTCGCCAACATTCTCAACGACACGGATCTGACCGAGATCGAAGTCGAGCAGGAAGATTTGCGCATTCGCGTGTCGCGCGCCGGCACGATGCAATATGTTCAAGCGCCGCTCGCCGCCCCGGCCGCTTTTGCCGCTCCGGCTGCAGCAGCCCCGGCAGCCGCCGCGCCCGCGGGCAAGACCCGCAATCCTGATAATGTCGTCAGCGCACCGATGGTCGGCACCGCCTATCTGGCACCGGCACCGGGAGCGGCCGACTTCATTCAGGTCGGCTCGGCCATCAAGGAGGGCCAGACCCTGCTGATCATCGAGGCCATGAAGACGATGAACCAGATTCCTGCGCCAAAGTCCGGTACGGTGACCGAAATCCTCGTTCAGGACGGACGTCCGGTCGAGTACGGCGAAGCCCTGGTCGTCATCGAGTAA
- the aroQ gene encoding type II 3-dehydroquinate dehydratase, whose product MAQTIFVLNGPNLNALGKREPGIYGGKTLKDIEADCKSVGESLGFVVDFRQSNHEGTLVDWMHEADDKAVGIAINPGAYGHTSIALHDAIRAISIPVVEVHISNIHAREEFRHKSMIAPAAKGMICGFGPYSYILALHALKSITQ is encoded by the coding sequence ATGGCGCAAACTATTTTTGTCCTCAACGGACCCAATTTGAATGCCTTAGGCAAGCGCGAGCCGGGCATCTATGGCGGCAAGACGCTGAAGGATATCGAAGCCGACTGCAAGTCCGTCGGCGAAAGCCTGGGCTTCGTTGTCGATTTCCGACAGAGCAATCACGAAGGCACGCTGGTCGACTGGATGCACGAGGCGGACGACAAGGCCGTCGGCATCGCGATCAATCCTGGCGCCTACGGTCATACGTCGATCGCGCTGCACGATGCGATCCGCGCCATTTCCATTCCCGTCGTGGAGGTGCATATCTCCAACATCCACGCACGCGAAGAATTCCGGCACAAATCGATGATCGCGCCCGCTGCAAAGGGCATGATCTGCGGTTTCGGACCTTATAGCTACATCCTGGCGCTTCACGCGCTGAAATCCATCACCCAATAA